Within Saccharomonospora cyanea NA-134, the genomic segment CCACCGCCCGACCGATTCCACGGGACCCACCGGTGACCAGAGCGACCGAGCCTGCTGCGAACATCCGCGACTCCACAAGGGTTTCCGGCGCTTGTCGGACTGCGCCCGTCGGCGTGCCGGCCCAACGTACTGAATCGGGATTTCACCGACTTATCACGCGAATATCAGCACCTTGACCGGGGTTCTCGCGGTGCTTCACGCTCAAGCGCATGGCTGACCTCGAGGTGGACGTCCTCATCGTCGGCGGAGGGCCCGTCGGCCTCACCGCGTCACTGGAGTGTTCCCGGCACGGACTGACCTCGTTGCTGGTCGAACGGCACGAGAGCACGTCGATCTTTCCCAAGGCACGGCTCGTGTCCACCCGCACGATGGAGCTGGTCCGCGCGTGGGGGCTGCAGGACGAGGTGGAGCGCCTCGGGTTGCCCAGGGAGGAGAGCCTCGCCGTCGGCGTGGGCAGTTCGCTGACCGCGCCGGACTTCCATCGCGAGGTCGCTCCCATCGTGGAGGACGCGCCGCAGAGCCCGACCTACACCTACATCTGCGCGCAGGACAAGTTCGAGGTCGTCCTCAAACGCACGGCCGAGTCGATGCCCGGCGCGGACGTCCGGTTCGCCACCACGATGACGTCTCTGACGCAGGACTCCGACGGGGTGTCCGCCGTGGTCGAGTCGGCGGCAGGCACGTTCACGGTCCGCGCCGCCTACGCGGTGGCCGCCGACGGAGCACGCAGCGGTGTCCGGCAGCGGCTCGGCATCGGGGTGGAGGGCCCGCCCCCGCTCGGACACATGATCAGCATCATGTTCGACGCCGACCTCGTTCCCCTGCTGCACGACCGGATGTGCGCGCTGTACTTCCTCAGAAGCACCATCCCGTGCGCCGTCGAAGCCGTCGACAACCAACGCCGCTGGATCGTCCAGACCGGGTACGACCCCGAGGAGGGCGGCAGCGCGGCGGACTTCACGCCGGAGTTCTGCGTTCACCTGGTGCGGGAGGCGGTCGGGGTGCCCGACCTGGACGTGGAGCTGGTGGGCATCATGCCGTGGCTCCAACAGGCCGTGACGGCCGAGCGGTTCCGTGACGGGCGGATCTTCCTCGCGGGCGACGCGGCGCACGTGTCCACCCCGCAGGGCGGGTT encodes:
- a CDS encoding FAD-dependent monooxygenase — protein: MADLEVDVLIVGGGPVGLTASLECSRHGLTSLLVERHESTSIFPKARLVSTRTMELVRAWGLQDEVERLGLPREESLAVGVGSSLTAPDFHREVAPIVEDAPQSPTYTYICAQDKFEVVLKRTAESMPGADVRFATTMTSLTQDSDGVSAVVESAAGTFTVRAAYAVAADGARSGVRQRLGIGVEGPPPLGHMISIMFDADLVPLLHDRMCALYFLRSTIPCAVEAVDNQRRWIVQTGYDPEEGGSAADFTPEFCVHLVREAVGVPDLDVELVGIMPWLQQAVTAERFRDGRIFLAGDAAHVSTPQGGFGMNCGIQDAHNLVWKLAAVLKGLAGEGLLDTYSAERHPVGQRTVAESLDNALITFRMMEGELTMKEAIALQAGRRRSEGLVLGFHYESAAVVPDGTRPPEPDDPYRTYVATARPGHRAPHVVVSRNGTNMSTLDLMGTGFTLFTPDGSGWAKAAEEAGTRTGVHVVPIEVSPRAGGNVAVTAPRWAEVYGVSPTGAVLVRPDGHVAWRVADGTASAEVLVEVLDTVLTRTP